The Pseudomonadota bacterium genome has a segment encoding these proteins:
- a CDS encoding DUF6491 family protein, producing the protein MTSVPQRRSGPLTLLAIAALLVTVLASGCATSADAADAARRRDLVLVPPDSQPVDSLRWNRVRSIEPLNDRMILINARRPYLLVLATACRGLQPNSVVVS; encoded by the coding sequence ATGACAAGCGTTCCTCAACGACGCTCGGGTCCCCTCACGCTGTTAGCCATTGCGGCGCTGCTCGTCACCGTGTTGGCGAGCGGATGCGCCACCAGCGCGGATGCGGCGGACGCCGCACGACGCCGCGACCTGGTCCTGGTACCACCCGATTCGCAGCCGGTCGACTCGCTGCGCTGGAATCGTGTGCGCTCGATCGAGCCCTTGAACGATCGCATGATCCTGATCAATGCCAGACGCCCCTACCTGCTGGTGCTGGCGACCGCCTGTCGTGGCCTGCAACCGAACAGCGTGGTGGTCTCCGA